AACCGGGTGAAGTTCGGCTTCGGCGCCAATGTCGATCCGGCCCAGCATATCCCCTTCGAGGAGCGCTTCGGCTTCCCCCTGATCGAGGGCTGGGCGATGACGGAAACCGGCGCCGGCGCGACCATCGTGGCCAACCGGCCGCCTCACGATCCGGGCAAGCGCTGTATCGGCCGGCCTGACGGCTGCGAGGCGCGCATCGTCGACGACGATGACAACGAAGTGCCCGACGGCACGCCCGGCAGCCTGATCGTCCGCAAGTCCGCGGACGATCCGCGCCGGCTGTTCTTCTCCGGCTACTACAAGGACGAGGCGACGACCGAGCGGGACTGGCGCGGCGGCTGGTTTCACACCGGCGACGTGGCGATGCGCGCGCCGGACGGCCGCTTCTATTTCGTCGACCGCGACAAGAACATCATCCGCCGGTCGGGCGAGAATATCGCGGCGCTGGAGGTCGACACGGAACTCGTCAAGCACCCGGCCGTGGCGCAGGTCGCGGTCATCGCGGCGCCGGACCCGGTGCGCGGCGAAGAGGTCATGGCCTGCGTCGTGCCCGCTGCCGGCCCTGAACGCGACGGGGAACGCGACGGGGAACGCGACGGGGAACGCGACGGGGAACGCGACGAAGCGACGGCCCGCAGCCTGGTCGAGTGGTGCCTCGCCCGGCTCGCCTACTACAAGGCGCCGGGATGGGTTCTGTTCCTGGACGAACTGCCGGTCACCGCGACCAACAAAATCAGGAAGGCCGACCTGAAGGATCTGGGCGGCGATCCGGCGAAGAACCCGGCCGCCATCGACCTGCGCAGCATGAAGAAGGCGCCGCGCCCGGCGGCGTGACGCAACGGCCGGCCGCCACCCGGGCTATACCGGCGCCAGATCGAGCAGCGATTTGCCCAGACGGGTCACGCTGACCAGCACGACGATCCCGAAACAGACGATCGCCACGCCGGAAATCCGGTTGATCGTCTGCATCCGCGCGTCGTTCAGGCCGGTCCGGAACAGGCTGGTGAGGGCTGCGAGGGTGAGCCACCACAGGGTCGACCCCGCAAAAACGCCGAGAATGAGCGTCCAGGCGCGCGGGAGATCGCCTTCCGGCACGATGGCGCCGAGGGCCGGAAACACGACGACAAGGCTGGCGATCGTCGCCGGGTTGGTGATGGTGAGCACAAAGGTGCCGACGAAATCGCCGAAGCTGCGGGTGACGGACAGGCGCGGCGTGGCGTCCGTCTTGACCGACTTGAGCGCCGTCAGCAGGCCGAGCAGGATCAGCAGGATGCCGCCGCCCAGGCGCAGGCTGGGCTCGATCTCGTGCAGGAAGGCGGCGACGAAGGTGATGCCGAAGGCGGCGATCGCCCCGAAGACGGTATCGGCCAGCGCGCCGCCCGCGCCGGCGATCAGCCCGGCCGGAATCCCTTTCGACAGGGTGCGCTGGGCGACCATGATCCCGACCGGGCCGACCGGCGCCGCAATGACGAATCCGGCGATCACGCCCTTGGCAAAAAGTATGAAATCCACAGGAGTCCGTCGTTATTCCGGTTTGTCGGCCCAGACGGGCACAGCGGCGAAACGTTCGCTCGGATCGACGATCTCCATTTGCGCCCGAACGAGCGCAAGGGAATCCCGGTTCAGCTTCTGCGTCGCCACAAATACGCCGTACATCGAGCTGACTGCCCGGTCGAGAGCGGCCCGGGCATCCTGCAGGTCGAAATAAGCGCCGAGGAACAGGGCGGCAAATGTGTCTCCCGCGCCATGGGACGGAATGTCGACCAGCGGCGTCGTTATCTTCCAAACCTGCCGGGCGGTGACCAGCAGCACGCTGATTTCGGTTTCGTGCCGCAGACCGGTAACGACAACGACCGACGGGCCGCGTTCCATGAGGGACGTTGCCGCACGCACCGCCGCTTCGTCATTTCCCGCCGCCTGGTCGGAAAGCAGGGAGAGTTCATACCGGTTCGGCAAGACGATATCCGCGCGTGCCAGGGCTTCGTCCCGGAAAAATTCGGCAATGCCGTCCGCGACATAGATGCCGCGCTCGGCATCGCCGATGACCGGATCCAGAACGTACAGCGCCTTCGGATTGGTGCGCTTGATCCTGTCGACCGCGCTGAGCAGCACCGGCCCGGTCGCCGCAGCGCCGAGGAAGCCGCTCAATATTGCGTCGCAGCGATGGAAGGCGCCGCGCCGTTCCAGCTCGTCCAGAATCTCCGCGACATCGCTGGCGTGGTAGACGCCGCCCCGGTAGCTGCCGAAACCCGGATGGTTGCTGTAGTTGACCGTGGCGACCGGCCACACCTCGTGGCCCAGCCGCTGCAGCGGAAACGTCGCCGCCGCGTTGCCGACATGGCCGTAGGCTACCGAGGACTGGATCGAAAGAACGTGCATTGCGCTCCGTGATCCGGGGCTGCGGCGAGGCCGTCCGGCCGCTCTCGCCCCACTAAAAAACGGCCGACGGTACGGCCGCGGGAAACACCAGCGGGCCGGTCGTGCGCCCGGCGTTCCGCTCCGGTCGCCGGACGAACGCGCCGTGCTGTGCGGCCTTGTGTCAACGTGCCGGGCCCGGCGGGCGGTCGCTAGATGGACACAGCTTTTCTTCGGGACCCTGCCGTCGTCAATGGATTTTACGCCCGCTCGCCGCGTTGTGAATAGGGCAAGGCCGCGCCGCTCGGCTCTCTACATGCCCGGCGCCAACGCCCGCGCTCTCGAAAAGGCGCAGAACCTTCCCGCCGACGTCCTGATTCTCGATCTGGAAGACGCCGTTGCGCCCGACGCCAAGGAGACGGCGCGCGCGCAGGTCTGCGCCGCCGTTTCCACCCGCCGGTACGGCGCGCGCGAAGTCGTCGTCCGGATCAACGGCCTCGATACCGGCTGGGGCCATGCCGACCTGCCGCCAGTCGCCGGCTGCGGCGCCGACGCCATCCTGCTGCCCAAGGTGGAAAGCGCCGAGCAGGTTCGGCATCTGGAGGCGCTGATGGCGGACTGCGGCGCGCCGGACGATATGGCGGTCATGTGCATGATCGAAACGCCGATGGGCGTGCTCCACGCCGAAGAGATCGCCGCGTCCGGCCCGCGCCTGAGCTGCCTGGTGATGGGCACGTCCGATCTGGCGAAGGACCTGCAGGCCCGGCATGTGCCGGGGCGCGAGCCGCTGCTGCCGAGCCTCGGCCTGGCGCTGCTCGCCGCGCGCGCCCACCGCCTGGCGATCCTCGACGGCGTATCGCTCGACCTGGGCGACGACGCGGCCCACGAAGCGGCCTGCCGGCAAGGCCGCGACCTGGGCTTCGACGGCAAGACGCTGATCCACCCGAAACAGATCGCCGCCGCGAACCGGGCCTTCGCGCCCGGCGACGCCGAGATCGCATGGTCGCGCCGGATCATCGCCGCCCATGGCGAAGCGGAAGCGGCCGGCGCCGGCGTCGTGCTGGTCGACGGCAAACTCATCGAGGCCCTCCATGTCGAAGAGGCGCACCGGACGGTCGCGCTCGCCGAAGCGATCGAACGCCTGGCGGCCTGACGGCCCGAACGGTCCCGAAAGCTCCGGCCGCGAAAGGCGCCGCCATGACGCTGGCTGAACCGGCCGTCCGCCTGCTGCGCCTGCTGCCGCCGGAAGCGGCTCACCGCTGGACGGTCCGCCTGCTGCGCGGCGCCGACGCGCTGCGGCTGCCCCTGGAAGGCGGCCCGCACCGCAGCGCGCCGCAGCGCGCGTTCGGCCTGGATTTTCCCAACCCGGTCGGCCTCGCCGCCGGCTTCGACAAGGACGCCGAGGCGGTGCGCGCAGCCTTTGCGCTCGGCTTCGGTTTCGTCGAGGTCGGCTCGGTGACGCCGCAACCCCAGCCCGGCAACCCGCGGCCGCGGGTGTTCCGCCTGCCGGAAGACAGCGCGGTCATCAACCGCTACGGCTTCAACAGCAAGGGGCTGGACCGCGCCGAGCGGCGGCTCGCCGGCCTGCGGCGGCGGCCGCTGCCGGGGCCGCTGGGCGTCAATTTGGGCGCGAACAGGGGGAGCGACGATCCGGCGGCCGACTATGCAACCGGCGCGCGCCGGCTGGCGCCCTACGCCGATTATCTCGTCGTCAACGTCTCCTCGCCCAACACGCCGGGCCTGCGTGCGCTCCAGGATGCGGCGGCGCTGCGCGGCCTGCTGGAGCCGATGCGGGCCGCCCTTGAGAATTCGGGGCCGGCACGGCGGCCGTTGCTGCTGAAGGTGGCGCCGGACCTGGAGCCGGCGGACATCGACGATATCGCCGGGATTGCGCAGACGCCGTTGCTCGACGGGCTGATCGTCAGCAACACGACCGTGGCCCGTCCGCCCGGTCTGCGCTCGCCCCTGGCGGGCGAGGCCGGCGGCCTGTCCGGCCGGCCGCTCATGGCGCTTTCGACCGCCGTGCTCGAGGCCTTCCGCGAGCGGGTCGGCCCGGACCTGCCGATCATCGGCGTCGGCGGCATCGCGAGCAGCGCGGACGCCGCCGCCAAGCGGGCCGCCGGCGCTACGCTGATCCAGCTCTATACCGGCTTGGTCTACGAAGGCCCCGCCCTGATCCGCGCCGCCGCCGAAGGGTTCCGCGACGCGGCGCCGCGAAACGGCGTGCCAAGCCCACCGCGGGAGCAGCCGGAACCGTAACGGCTATGGCGGTCCGACATCCGCCAAATCGGGTATCCCCTTCCGGTACCCGGACCGCAGCGCGCCGCCGTTGAGCCAATTCACGGCATCTTTCCGGACACGCCGCGCTCCGGTCCGGGACAAGGCCCGTTCACGATCGATGAGGTCGAGCCTGAGGTCGGCGCGAATGCCGGCATTGTCGGTCCGGCGGTAGGCGGCGTAGAGCCAGAAATAGGCCGCCGGCCCGGACCGATTCGCCGGGCTGCCGCTCAGACCGTATCGATAGCCCAGGTTGCGCATGGCGGCGACGTTCCTCCGGTCCGCCGCAGCCGCCAGAAAATAGGCTCTGGCGCGGCGCGTATCCTTGCCGACGCCGAGGCCGTTCAGATACATCACACCCAGATTGTTCAGGGCATGTCGTACGCCGGCCCGGTAGGATTTCCGGTACCAGTACAGCGCCCTGCGATAATCCTGTCTGACGCCCTTTCCGTGGCGGTACATCCAGCCCAGGTTGAGCATTGCGTCTTCGAATCCGAGGCGGGCGCTGCGGCGGTACCAGGCGATCGCTTTTGCCGTATCGCGCAGATCCGCAGGTCCTTCGTCATAGACGTATCCGGCCCTGAACATTCCAAAGGCATCGCCGGCTTCCGCGGCGCGGAGATACCATTTCAGGGCCTTCTCCCAGTTCCGCTCCACATATGTGCCGAACTGGCGATACATCCCGACCTTCACCATCCCTTCCGCGCAGCCCTGCCGGGCCGCCTTCAGGTAGAGGAAGTAGGCGGCGCCCTCGTCGGCCTGCCACACGATGCCCTCCTCGTAGGCGTATCCGAGCAGCACGACCGCATCCGGGCTTCCGGCGGCGACTGCCCGTTCGGCAAGCCTGACCAATTCCGGAAGTTTGTCCCGGCCGTTCCATGCGCGGTAAAGAAAATCGGCCCGTGAATAGAGGGCGAGCGGATCGTTCTCCAGATCCGGCGCGGACAGCAGCCGGCCGGCTTCTTCCCTTTTTCCTGCATTGAACAATACGGTCGCGATCGCAACCCGCAGCGAGGTGTTGCTCGGGTTTCGCCGGATGGCGGGCGCACAATTTTGCGCCGCTTCCTGGTACCGGGCAGGGTCGAGCGGCTTGAGCCGGTAGGTCCTGCCCCAGTGTTCCGCCGGCAGCGATTCCAGACAGCGATCCGGCAATGGGCGCGACGTACAGAGGCTGGCCCCAGCCTCGAACGTCGCCGTGAGCCACATGAGGCAGATCGGGGCAATGCAGATAAGGGTTCGGAGAAACACGGTGCACCGCCGGCCGGTGGCAGTTCGAACAAACCAGCAACTTATAGGCCGTTAAACGGATTGACGCAAGGCTTTTACCAGCGGCTACGAATGTCCTGGGGCGTTGCGCCGGGCACCGTCATTGCGCTCCGGCCCCTCGGCCGGCATACGCAAGCAAAAGCTGCCGCCTCTGCCGCACGACGCTCCGATTTATTGCCTGCGGCGCAATGTCCCCTCGCACAATCGGCAATTTTTCCCAGCGCATCGGCGTTCCGGAAGTATATTTCGGACACCGGCGAAAACGCGCAGAATTTTTCATATTTGCGCCGAACAATGGTAATTATATTTTTTTCGTTAGGCGGAGCTTACGAATTTCGACGGAAATATAGGAATTATTTATGCGCCGCGAGCCGAACGGCGATTCGGCGTGCCTCGACCGGCCGGCATTCCTCCGAACGGTTTCGCAGCCGCCGCCATTTCGGCCGCGGCAGACGCCCCGCCGAACCGTTTCGACGGGGCGCGCGCGACTTGACAGCACTATCGATTTAGTAAAGCATCCGCGCCGTGATCGCTCGCAGGCCCTGCTAGGTCGGGTCACCCGCTGAATAGAACAGCCTGATGCCCGACGCGGGATAGCTTCCTGCGTTCAGGCGAATAAGCGGGACATCTCTGCATTCTCTGCGAGTTGGTCACAATGGCCCGGCGCCCTCGGCCGGGCCCAGTCGGTTTGTGGCCTGGCTGGAGGGGATGTCTTGACCTATGTCAAGCGGAAGCCGTTTTTTCGCTTGATTTTGCGGGCGGCACCGGCGGTCGGCGCAATCGCGCTGACCGCCGTCTTATGCACGACTCCCGCCCGGGGCGAGGATTATCTCTGGCCGGTGACGCGGGTGATCGACGGCGATACGGTCGAGGTCAAGGTTCCGGGCCTGCCTCCCGAATTAGCCCACATCAGGGTGCGGCTGCGCAGCGCCGACACGCCAGGGATTGGCCGTTATGCAAAATGTCCGTCAGAGAAGAGGATCGGCCAGGCGGCCAGAGACTTTACCGAGATGCAAATTACCAAGGCTGAACGAATCCTCGTGCGGAATCCGGAATGGGAAGGAGGTAGGGGGCGCGTGAAAGCCGATCTGATCCTAAACGGAAAGACGCTCTCGGCTCTACTGATCGAAGCGGGCCACGGCAGACCGTATCGCCGCGGCCAGCGGCAGAACTGGTGCCCTGATTCAGAAGATTAACGGTCGACAGCAGGGCAGCCTGAAATTTCCGCCGCTCTAGTCGACCATCCACCCCAGCGTCTCCTCGGTAACCCGGCTCGGCACATATTCCGCGGCGCACCAGCCGTCGTAGCCGAGACGGTCGAGCGCGGCGAAGACCGCGGGAAAGTCGATCGCCCCGGTGCCGGGCTCGTGCCGGCCGGGATGGTCGGCGAACTGGATATGGCCGATGCGCGGCAGGATCTCTTCGAGCCGCGGGACCAGCCGGCCCTCCATGATCGCCATGTGATACAGGTCGTGCTCCAGCGCCAGGTTCGGATGGCCGGCCCGGTCGATGGCTTCGAGCGCCTGTTCGCTGGTCGACAGCAGGAAACCCGGCCGGTCGACGGTGTTGACGGCCTCGACGACGACGCCGATGCCGATCCCGCCCATGAGGTCCGCCGCGACGCGCAGATTCTCCGCCAGCGTCGCCAGGCAGCGCGCCCGCCCGAAACCGTGCAACTCGGGAAAACCGGCGAGCACGTTGACGTTGCGCGGCCGGAGCACCGCCGCGACGTCGCGCGCCGTCTCCGCCGCCCGGCGGAAGGCGGCCTGCCGGCCCGGCGTCGCGGCGAGGCCCGGCCCGCCGTCGAGCATGTCGCCGACCGGGACGTTGATGACCGAGACGGCGAGCCCCGCCGCCCCGATCGCCCGCTGCCAGTCTGCGGCCGGCCGGTCGTAGGGAAACTGGATCTCGACGGCCCCGAACCCCGCCGCAGCGGCGGCGGCCGGCCGGTCGAGCCAGTCGCATTCGGCGAACAGCATCGAAATGTTGGCGGAAAAACGGGGCATGGCGGGGTCTATGGCTTCGGCAAGAGGCGGTTACCGGCTTCCCAACCCAGGAAGCGGTGCAGGACGAGGCGGTTTTTGGGTGAACCTCGTCCGATGGCGTTCAGGGCGCGGGGACCGTCGACGCGGACGGGCGCGCTTCGGCTGGCGTTATCTTCTCAAGTTCGTTCTTCAACTCCCGTTCCGCCCGCCGCAGATCGTAATTCTGCTGCATCCTCAGCCAGAGTCCCGGACCGTTGCCGACGAGCCGGCCGACCCGCAGCGCCATTTCCACCGAGACGGGATGCGTACAGGACAGAATCCGGTGAAGGTGCTGGCGCGAAACCCCGAGCCGCCGCGCCGCCGCGCTGACCGACAGCCCCAGCGCCGGCAGGACATCCTCGCGCAGAACCTCTCCCGGATGGACTGCCGGACGCCGGAGCGGCCTTTCTACGCTGTGTTCCGTCATTCCTTCTCCTCCTCAATGATACTGCTCGAGATCGACGCGCAGCGCCTCGCCGTCCCGCCATTCGAAGGTGATGCACCAGGGGCCGTTGACATGGATGCTGAAGCGCCGGGGCGACCCGCGGAGACCGTGAAAATCGAATCCCGGCACGCGCAGGTCGGCCAGCGATTCGGCCTGGTCCAGAACTTCCAGCCGGCGCAGGCAGCGCGCATGGAGATCCTGCCGGACATGGCGGCTGCGGCCCCGTCCGAACAACTCGGAAAGACCCTTGTGCCGGAAACTCCGGATCATGTTGGATAGTAACACATTATGTTACATCGTCAAGACAGTTCCTTCGCTTGGGCCTGCCGGCGGCAGGGATGCAGAATCGGAGGCACGGCAAGGTCCGGCCCGGCTCCCTTCCAAACCCACCCCGCGCGCCCCTGCGTTGCGTTTTGGGCCCTTCCCGTGCGGTCGCCGGGCGGCTATGCCCGCGCCATGCTTATCGAGAATCCCTGGTTCTGGGCGGCGGCCGTCCCTGCTGTGCTGATCGTCGGCATATCGAAGGGCGGGGTCGGCGGCGGGCTGGGCACGGTCGGCGTGCCGATCCTCTCCCTGGTCGTCGACCCGCGCATCGCCGCCGCGGTGCTGCTGCCGGTGCTCTGCCTGATCGACCTGATGTCGCTGAAGGCCTACTGGGGCCGCTGGCACCGGCGCAACATGCGCATCCTGATCGCCGCCGCGATGATCGGCATTCTCGCCGGCGCGCTGACCTTCCGGCACCTGGACGCCGACGCCATCCGGGTGCTGATCGGCGTCATCGCGATCCTGTTCGCGCTGCGAACCTGGCTCGGCGCGCGGCGGTCCGGCCGGCCGGCGCGCGCGCCGAACGTCCTGCGCGGCGGCCTGTGGGGCGCGGTCGCCGGCTTCACCAGCTTCGTCTCCCACAACGGCGGGCCGCCGGTCGCGGTCTACCTGCTGCCGCAGAAGCTGGACAAGACGCTGTACCAGGCGACGACGGTCGTGTTCTTCGCCGCGATCAACTATGTCAAGCTGGTGCCCTACTGGCTGCTCGGGCAGTTCCCGGCGACCAATCTCACCGTATCGGCGGCCTTGTTCCCGCTGGCCGTGGCCGGGACGCTGCTCGGCGTCTGGCTGCACACCCGGATCTCCGACCGCCTTTTCTTCATTGCGGCCTATGTCCTGCTGTTCGGCATCGGCATCAAGCTGGTATATGACGGCACGACGGGCCTGCTGGCCTGACCGGAGGAGGAAAAACGCCATGGCGGAGAACGGAGCAGCGCGACGGGAAGAACGGGGCCGCGCCGTCGCGGCGGCGGTGGCGGACATCCGCGCCATCGAGCGCGACCATGGTGTCACGCGCGACGGGCTGGCCCGGATGAAACGGCTGCTGCTCGACCTTGCCGAACGGACGGACCTGTTCCCGGCGGAGGACTTCCCGCCGCCGGACGGGGATGTCGAATTTCCGGCCAACGTCTACCGGATCGCGGAGGACGACGACCATCGCTTCGCCCTCTACGTCCAGTCGGCGCGCGGCGCGCTCGATACGCCGGCGCACAACCACACGACCTGGGCGGTGATTGCCGGCATCCGCGGCGACGAGCTGAACCGCTTTTACGAGCGCACCGCGGACGGCGGCGTGGCGGAGACCGGCTGGCGGGTGGTGCGGCAGGGCACGGCGGTCGCCTTCCTGCCGGACGAACTGCACTCCATCCATGTCGGGACCGGTAACCGGGTCGTCAACTTCCACATGTATGGCCTGGCGCTGGACCGTCTCCACGAGCGGGAGTATTTCCGGGACGACGACGGCAGCTGGCGCAACTTCCCGGCCCAGGAGGGCATCATCGAGGCGCGCGGCGCCTGATTTCCCCCGGAAATTTTCCCGGAACGATCCCCCGGAACATGCCATGAGCCTCTACATCTCCCCGGCGGACCTGCACGCCGCCCTGCAGGACGGCGACGAACTCGCGCTGATCGACGTGCGCGAGCAGGGCGTCTTCTATCATTCCCACCTGTTCTGGGCAGTCTGCATTCCCCTGTCGCGCCTGGAGCTGCTGATCCTCGACCTCGTGCCGCGCAAGAGCGTGCGCATCGTACTGTGCGACGACGGGCCGTCCGGGATCGCCGGCGCGGCGATGGAGGTTCTGGACGCGCTCGGCTACGGCGATCTCCGCATCCTCGAAGGCGGCACGGCAGCCTGGGCGGAGGCCGGCTACGAACTCTATTCCGGCGTCAACGTACCGTCCAAGGCGTTCGGCGAATTCGTCGAACACGCCTACGACACGCCGCGCGTGCCGGCGCCGGAACTCGACGAACTGATCCGCTCGGGCCGGGACATGGTGATCCTGGACAGCCGGCCGGTCGAGGAATACCGGCGCATGAACATCCCCGGCGGCATCGACGTGCCGGGGGCGGAGCTGGTCTACCGGGTCCACGAGATCGCGCCCGAGCCGGAGACGCTGGTGATCGTCAACTGCGCCGGGCGGACGCGCAGCATCATCGGCGCCCAGAGCCTGATCAACGCCGGCATCCCCAACGAAGTCGCCGCCCTGAAGGACGGCACGATGGGCTGGGAACTGGCCGGATTTTCCTGCGAGCACGGTGCGGAGCGCTTCGGCCCCGATCCGTCGCCGGATGCCGTGGCGGTAGCGCAGGAGCGTGCCGCAGCGGTCGCCAAACGCTTCGGCGTCCGTTTCGCCGGCAAGGCCGCGGTCGAGGGCTGGCAGGCCGAACAGGGCGTACGTACG
Above is a genomic segment from Rhodospirillaceae bacterium containing:
- a CDS encoding HigA family addiction module antitoxin; protein product: MTEHSVERPLRRPAVHPGEVLREDVLPALGLSVSAAARRLGVSRQHLHRILSCTHPVSVEMALRVGRLVGNGPGLWLRMQQNYDLRRAERELKNELEKITPAEARPSASTVPAP
- a CDS encoding AMP-binding protein, with the protein product MTDPTVYGLFRAAAAEAPDRAFLVIPPSASGAYAPGGVTLTYAEGLARIEDRRAAYAAAGYGHGHRVAILLENRPDFIVHWLALNALGVSVVPVNPYYRSAELTYLLDHSDCVLAVGVPERVADLETAAAAAGRCLPAVRADDPPPEAPPPPRGDAPTGASECALMYTSGTTGRPKGCMLSNDYYAGVGRWYVDQGGLAAVEYGRERMLTPLPLFHMNAMACSVVAMLLARGTLIQLDRFHPSTWWSDVRDTGATIVHYLGVMPAILLNLPENPAERDNRVKFGFGANVDPAQHIPFEERFGFPLIEGWAMTETGAGATIVANRPPHDPGKRCIGRPDGCEARIVDDDDNEVPDGTPGSLIVRKSADDPRRLFFSGYYKDEATTERDWRGGWFHTGDVAMRAPDGRFYFVDRDKNIIRRSGENIAALEVDTELVKHPAVAQVAVIAAPDPVRGEEVMACVVPAAGPERDGERDGERDGERDGERDEATARSLVEWCLARLAYYKAPGWVLFLDELPVTATNKIRKADLKDLGGDPAKNPAAIDLRSMKKAPRPAA
- the pdxY gene encoding pyridoxal kinase PdxY, whose amino-acid sequence is MHVLSIQSSVAYGHVGNAAATFPLQRLGHEVWPVATVNYSNHPGFGSYRGGVYHASDVAEILDELERRGAFHRCDAILSGFLGAAATGPVLLSAVDRIKRTNPKALYVLDPVIGDAERGIYVADGIAEFFRDEALARADIVLPNRYELSLLSDQAAGNDEAAVRAATSLMERGPSVVVVTGLRHETEISVLLVTARQVWKITTPLVDIPSHGAGDTFAALFLGAYFDLQDARAALDRAVSSMYGVFVATQKLNRDSLALVRAQMEIVDPSERFAAVPVWADKPE
- a CDS encoding sulfite exporter TauE/SafE family protein, producing MRSPGGYARAMLIENPWFWAAAVPAVLIVGISKGGVGGGLGTVGVPILSLVVDPRIAAAVLLPVLCLIDLMSLKAYWGRWHRRNMRILIAAAMIGILAGALTFRHLDADAIRVLIGVIAILFALRTWLGARRSGRPARAPNVLRGGLWGAVAGFTSFVSHNGGPPVAVYLLPQKLDKTLYQATTVVFFAAINYVKLVPYWLLGQFPATNLTVSAALFPLAVAGTLLGVWLHTRISDRLFFIAAYVLLFGIGIKLVYDGTTGLLA
- a CDS encoding quinone-dependent dihydroorotate dehydrogenase; this encodes MTLAEPAVRLLRLLPPEAAHRWTVRLLRGADALRLPLEGGPHRSAPQRAFGLDFPNPVGLAAGFDKDAEAVRAAFALGFGFVEVGSVTPQPQPGNPRPRVFRLPEDSAVINRYGFNSKGLDRAERRLAGLRRRPLPGPLGVNLGANRGSDDPAADYATGARRLAPYADYLVVNVSSPNTPGLRALQDAAALRGLLEPMRAALENSGPARRPLLLKVAPDLEPADIDDIAGIAQTPLLDGLIVSNTTVARPPGLRSPLAGEAGGLSGRPLMALSTAVLEAFRERVGPDLPIIGVGGIASSADAAAKRAAGATLIQLYTGLVYEGPALIRAAAEGFRDAAPRNGVPSPPREQPEP
- a CDS encoding CoA ester lyase, which produces MDFTPARRVVNRARPRRSALYMPGANARALEKAQNLPADVLILDLEDAVAPDAKETARAQVCAAVSTRRYGAREVVVRINGLDTGWGHADLPPVAGCGADAILLPKVESAEQVRHLEALMADCGAPDDMAVMCMIETPMGVLHAEEIAASGPRLSCLVMGTSDLAKDLQARHVPGREPLLPSLGLALLAARAHRLAILDGVSLDLGDDAAHEAACRQGRDLGFDGKTLIHPKQIAAANRAFAPGDAEIAWSRRIIAAHGEAEAAGAGVVLVDGKLIEALHVEEAHRTVALAEAIERLAA
- a CDS encoding LysE family transporter, whose translation is MDFILFAKGVIAGFVIAAPVGPVGIMVAQRTLSKGIPAGLIAGAGGALADTVFGAIAAFGITFVAAFLHEIEPSLRLGGGILLILLGLLTALKSVKTDATPRLSVTRSFGDFVGTFVLTITNPATIASLVVVFPALGAIVPEGDLPRAWTLILGVFAGSTLWWLTLAALTSLFRTGLNDARMQTINRISGVAIVCFGIVVLVSVTRLGKSLLDLAPV
- a CDS encoding tetratricopeptide repeat protein; the encoded protein is MPDRCLESLPAEHWGRTYRLKPLDPARYQEAAQNCAPAIRRNPSNTSLRVAIATVLFNAGKREEAGRLLSAPDLENDPLALYSRADFLYRAWNGRDKLPELVRLAERAVAAGSPDAVVLLGYAYEEGIVWQADEGAAYFLYLKAARQGCAEGMVKVGMYRQFGTYVERNWEKALKWYLRAAEAGDAFGMFRAGYVYDEGPADLRDTAKAIAWYRRSARLGFEDAMLNLGWMYRHGKGVRQDYRRALYWYRKSYRAGVRHALNNLGVMYLNGLGVGKDTRRARAYFLAAAADRRNVAAMRNLGYRYGLSGSPANRSGPAAYFWLYAAYRRTDNAGIRADLRLDLIDRERALSRTGARRVRKDAVNWLNGGALRSGYRKGIPDLADVGPP
- a CDS encoding thermonuclease family protein; amino-acid sequence: MTYVKRKPFFRLILRAAPAVGAIALTAVLCTTPARGEDYLWPVTRVIDGDTVEVKVPGLPPELAHIRVRLRSADTPGIGRYAKCPSEKRIGQAARDFTEMQITKAERILVRNPEWEGGRGRVKADLILNGKTLSALLIEAGHGRPYRRGQRQNWCPDSED
- a CDS encoding cysteine dioxygenase, giving the protein MAENGAARREERGRAVAAAVADIRAIERDHGVTRDGLARMKRLLLDLAERTDLFPAEDFPPPDGDVEFPANVYRIAEDDDHRFALYVQSARGALDTPAHNHTTWAVIAGIRGDELNRFYERTADGGVAETGWRVVRQGTAVAFLPDELHSIHVGTGNRVVNFHMYGLALDRLHEREYFRDDDGSWRNFPAQEGIIEARGA
- a CDS encoding type II toxin-antitoxin system RelE/ParE family toxin, which codes for MIRSFRHKGLSELFGRGRSRHVRQDLHARCLRRLEVLDQAESLADLRVPGFDFHGLRGSPRRFSIHVNGPWCITFEWRDGEALRVDLEQYH
- a CDS encoding rhodanese-like domain-containing protein — encoded protein: MSLYISPADLHAALQDGDELALIDVREQGVFYHSHLFWAVCIPLSRLELLILDLVPRKSVRIVLCDDGPSGIAGAAMEVLDALGYGDLRILEGGTAAWAEAGYELYSGVNVPSKAFGEFVEHAYDTPRVPAPELDELIRSGRDMVILDSRPVEEYRRMNIPGGIDVPGAELVYRVHEIAPEPETLVIVNCAGRTRSIIGAQSLINAGIPNEVAALKDGTMGWELAGFSCEHGAERFGPDPSPDAVAVAQERAAAVAKRFGVRFAGKAAVEGWQAEQGVRTLYLLDVRTPEEFAAGHVAGARHAPGGQLVQATDEYVATRNARIVLFDDERVRAVMTASWLIQLGWTDVHVYGGAIGDWPVETGPRPPAAPEIERWETIGPDDLEPDDHILDLSDSLTYRRGHIPGAWWGLRSRLDEALLPDDARIVLYADDDRMAHLAATTLSGLEIEDDFAVLAGGLEAWRAAGKPVEPDDGRMTLATTEPNDVWYKPYDTDEEVRAKMEEYLVWEVALVEQMARDGTVSFRTYP
- a CDS encoding TIM barrel protein, which encodes MPRFSANISMLFAECDWLDRPAAAAAAGFGAVEIQFPYDRPAADWQRAIGAAGLAVSVINVPVGDMLDGGPGLAATPGRQAAFRRAAETARDVAAVLRPRNVNVLAGFPELHGFGRARCLATLAENLRVAADLMGGIGIGVVVEAVNTVDRPGFLLSTSEQALEAIDRAGHPNLALEHDLYHMAIMEGRLVPRLEEILPRIGHIQFADHPGRHEPGTGAIDFPAVFAALDRLGYDGWCAAEYVPSRVTEETLGWMVD